A portion of the Rhodopseudomonas sp. BAL398 genome contains these proteins:
- a CDS encoding IclR family transcriptional regulator C-terminal domain-containing protein → MPKLKRQPGDGHGGTDFIESLDRGLRVFELLGADTKAMTLSDIAKAAALPRATARRILLTLMRAGYVVSDGRVFTLTPRVLALASSYLTSNQVVQVLQPMLDKVSRAAQEISSLAILDGKDVVFVARSSPARVFSAGIDLGYRLPAYCSSVGRVLLGQFSNSELAAALEGTELKPLTPFTVTDRELLIATIITDRDKGYSLVDREAEPGFRSIAVPVLRYDGTIAAAINMGAHTDRVSTGEMIDRFLPLLRDAAASVKSMLL, encoded by the coding sequence ATGCCGAAGTTGAAACGCCAGCCGGGCGACGGCCACGGCGGCACCGACTTCATCGAGAGCCTCGATCGCGGTCTGCGGGTGTTCGAACTGCTGGGCGCCGATACCAAGGCGATGACGCTGAGCGACATTGCCAAGGCCGCCGCCCTGCCGCGCGCCACCGCGCGCCGCATCCTGCTGACGCTGATGCGCGCCGGCTATGTCGTCAGCGACGGCCGCGTATTCACCCTGACGCCGCGCGTGCTGGCGCTGGCGTCGTCCTACCTCACCTCCAACCAGGTGGTGCAGGTCCTGCAGCCAATGCTGGATAAAGTGTCGCGCGCCGCGCAGGAGATTTCCTCGCTGGCAATTCTCGACGGCAAGGACGTGGTCTTCGTCGCGCGCAGCAGTCCGGCGCGGGTATTCTCCGCCGGCATCGATCTCGGCTATCGGCTGCCGGCCTATTGCAGCTCGGTCGGGCGCGTCCTGCTCGGACAGTTCTCCAACAGCGAGCTGGCGGCGGCGCTGGAGGGCACGGAGCTGAAGCCGCTGACGCCCTTCACCGTCACCGATCGCGAGCTGCTGATCGCCACCATCATCACCGATCGCGACAAGGGCTATTCGCTGGTCGATCGTGAGGCCGAGCCGGGATTCCGCTCGATCGCGGTGCCGGTGTTGCGCTATGACGGCACCATCGCGGCGGCCATCAATATGGGCGCGCATACCGACCGCGTCTCTACCGGCGAGATGATCGACCGTTTCCTGCCGCTGCTGCGTGACGCCGCGGCTTCGGTGAAATCCATGCTGCTATAA
- a CDS encoding aromatic ring-hydroxylating dioxygenase subunit alpha: protein MMSQEQNDLITRIGPKAPAGKLMRMYWQPAALVDELVGERPIKPVKLLGEDFVLFRDEAGRYGLLDRDCPHRGADLAFGRLEGGGLRCAFHGWLFDVEGKCLETPAEPATSKLCAGIKQRAYPVVEKGGILWTYLGAGEPPAFPELDCFAAPGAYTFAFKGLFECNWLQALEVGIDPAHASFLHRFFEDEDTSAAYGKQFRGASAGTELPMTKILREYDRPIINVESTEYGLRLIALRELDEQRTHVRVTNQVFPHGFVIPMSTEMTISQWHVPVDDENCYWYAIFTSYTKPVDKDKMLAQRLELYELPDYKSRKNRSNDYGFDPHEQAHETYTGMGADINVHDQWAVESMGRIQDRTREHLGSSDKAIIAYRKLLRQEIEKVAGGQKPMMTLDADNARSIQGPGTMDGIGPTSGWETYWMEVDVARRRGAPWAAPVPNETSATVTRMTAAE, encoded by the coding sequence ATGATGAGCCAAGAGCAAAACGATCTGATCACCAGGATCGGCCCAAAGGCGCCGGCCGGCAAGTTGATGCGGATGTATTGGCAGCCCGCCGCGCTGGTTGATGAGCTCGTAGGTGAGCGCCCGATCAAGCCGGTCAAGCTGCTGGGCGAAGACTTCGTCCTGTTCCGTGACGAAGCCGGCCGCTACGGCCTGCTCGACCGCGACTGTCCGCATCGCGGAGCCGATCTCGCCTTCGGGCGTCTCGAAGGCGGCGGCCTGCGCTGCGCCTTTCATGGCTGGCTGTTCGATGTCGAGGGCAAGTGCCTGGAGACTCCGGCCGAGCCGGCGACATCGAAACTCTGCGCCGGCATCAAGCAGCGCGCCTATCCGGTGGTCGAAAAGGGCGGCATTCTGTGGACTTATCTCGGCGCCGGCGAGCCGCCGGCGTTTCCGGAACTGGATTGTTTCGCCGCGCCCGGCGCCTACACCTTCGCCTTCAAGGGCCTGTTCGAATGCAACTGGCTACAGGCGCTGGAAGTCGGCATCGATCCCGCCCACGCCTCCTTCCTGCATCGCTTCTTCGAAGACGAGGATACGTCGGCGGCCTATGGCAAGCAGTTTCGCGGCGCCTCGGCCGGCACCGAATTGCCGATGACCAAGATCCTGCGCGAATATGATCGCCCAATTATCAATGTGGAAAGCACCGAATACGGATTGCGGCTGATCGCGCTACGCGAACTCGACGAGCAGCGCACCCATGTCCGCGTCACCAATCAGGTGTTTCCGCATGGTTTCGTGATTCCGATGAGCACCGAGATGACGATCTCGCAGTGGCATGTCCCGGTCGATGACGAGAATTGTTACTGGTATGCGATTTTCACCAGCTACACCAAGCCCGTCGACAAGGATAAGATGCTGGCCCAGCGGCTCGAACTCTACGAACTGCCGGATTACAAGTCGCGCAAGAACCGCAGCAACGATTACGGCTTCGATCCGCACGAGCAGGCGCACGAGACCTACACGGGCATGGGCGCCGACATCAATGTTCACGACCAGTGGGCGGTGGAATCGATGGGCAGGATCCAGGACCGCACCCGCGAACATCTCGGCTCCAGCGACAAGGCGATCATCGCCTATCGCAAGCTGTTGCGCCAGGAGATCGAAAAGGTCGCCGGCGGCCAGAAGCCGATGATGACACTCGACGCCGACAATGCCCGCAGCATTCAGGGGCCAGGCACGATGGACGGCATCGGCCCCACCAGCGGCTGGGAAACCTACTGGATGGAAGTCGACGTCGCGCGCCGTCGCGGCGCGCCATGGGCGGCGCCGGTGCCGAACGAAACCTCGGCCACCGTCACCCGCATGACGGCCGCGGAATGA
- a CDS encoding glutamine synthetase family protein produces the protein MSFVERHGLWSAEQKDAAVRLRRMAEEHKLEVIRLSFPDQHGILRGKTLIASEALRCLENGCSITTTMFAKDTSHKTVFPVFTAGGGFGIPEMQGAADVLMIPDPTTFRVLPWADATGWLLCDVHFADGRPVPFATRNLFKGVLADLNKRGYDFVAGLEVECHIFKNEETRMAPEDAGQPGRPPDVSLLSHGYQYLTEQRYDQMEPVLEFIRRDVMALGLPLRSVEVEYGPSQCEFTFAPTVGLTPADSMVLFRSAVKQICHRRGYHATFMCRPKIPNVVSSGWHLHQSIVSRATGENAFMSDDKAEALSPFGRGYLAGLLAHARAATVFTTPTINGYKRYRSYSLAPDRAIWGRDNRGVMLRVLGGAGDAATRIENRVGEPAANPYLYMSSQILAGLDGVDRALEPGPSADTPYETEAALLPKSLREAVFALKDDPFFREAMGSTIVDYYTHIKLAEIERFQSEVSDWEQREYFEMF, from the coding sequence TTGAGTTTCGTCGAACGTCACGGGTTGTGGTCCGCAGAGCAAAAGGACGCCGCCGTTCGGCTGAGACGAATGGCCGAGGAGCATAAGCTCGAGGTGATCCGGTTGTCGTTCCCGGATCAGCACGGCATCCTGCGCGGCAAGACCCTGATCGCCAGCGAGGCGCTGCGCTGCCTGGAGAATGGCTGCAGCATCACCACCACGATGTTCGCCAAGGACACCTCGCACAAAACCGTGTTTCCGGTGTTCACCGCCGGTGGCGGCTTCGGCATTCCGGAGATGCAGGGCGCGGCCGACGTGTTGATGATCCCGGATCCGACCACGTTTCGCGTGCTGCCTTGGGCCGACGCCACCGGCTGGCTGCTGTGCGACGTGCATTTCGCCGATGGCCGCCCGGTGCCGTTCGCCACCCGCAACCTGTTCAAGGGCGTGCTCGCCGATCTCAACAAGCGCGGCTATGATTTCGTCGCCGGGCTCGAGGTCGAGTGCCACATCTTCAAGAACGAAGAGACCCGGATGGCGCCCGAAGACGCCGGCCAGCCCGGCCGCCCGCCGGATGTCAGCCTGTTGTCGCACGGCTATCAATATCTCACCGAGCAGCGCTACGACCAGATGGAGCCGGTGCTCGAATTCATCCGCCGCGACGTCATGGCGCTCGGCCTGCCGCTGCGCTCGGTAGAAGTCGAATACGGCCCGAGCCAATGCGAGTTCACCTTCGCGCCGACCGTGGGTCTGACACCGGCGGACAGCATGGTGTTGTTTCGCAGCGCCGTGAAGCAGATCTGCCATCGCCGCGGTTATCACGCCACTTTCATGTGCCGGCCGAAGATCCCCAACGTGGTGTCGTCGGGCTGGCATCTGCACCAGTCGATCGTGTCGCGCGCCACCGGCGAAAACGCTTTCATGTCGGATGATAAAGCCGAAGCGCTGTCGCCGTTCGGCCGCGGCTATCTCGCCGGGCTGCTGGCCCATGCGCGCGCCGCAACCGTGTTCACCACGCCGACCATCAATGGCTATAAGCGCTATCGCTCCTATTCGCTGGCGCCCGATCGGGCGATCTGGGGCCGCGACAACCGCGGCGTGATGCTGCGCGTGCTCGGCGGCGCCGGCGATGCCGCGACGCGGATCGAAAATCGCGTCGGCGAGCCCGCCGCCAATCCCTATCTCTATATGTCGTCGCAGATCCTCGCCGGGCTCGACGGCGTCGACCGCGCGCTCGAGCCGGGTCCCTCGGCCGATACGCCTTATGAAACCGAGGCCGCGCTGCTGCCGAAGTCGCTGCGCGAGGCGGTGTTCGCCCTGAAGGACGATCCCTTCTTCCGCGAGGCGATGGGCTCGACCATCGTCGATTACTACACCCACATCAAACTCGCCGAGATCGAGCGCTTCCAGTCGGAAGTATCCGATTGGGAGCAACGCGAATATTTCGAGATGTTTTGA
- a CDS encoding amidase: MAVSSVAMPSRGLSFADYVNHDAIGLAGLVRNGDTSADELLDIAVARIKAVNPAINAVVDLFVDKARKVIAKGLPDGPFTGVPFLLKDLFIDLEGTTTTSGAVFLKDTVAKRNSTVADRYNAAGLVIFGKTHSCEFGGSPTTESQLYGVTRNPWNLNYSAGGSSGGSAAAVAAGILPAANGSDAGGSIRSPASACGLFGLKPSRGLAPLGPARFDGGGGIATVHALTRSVRDSAALLDAVAGYEPGGSYASPAQARPFLDDVLQEPGRLRIAVMPQSLFGEEVAPDCVAAVADAAALCATLGHIVEEAAPAIDVELFARTRLVLKGAAAATGIHAAERGLGRKATERDFEAATWEAYRLGLTITGEDVMRAREGMFALHQQVAQFMTGYDMILSPTTAFGPFPVGIMGHEHLDEAAGAFRRRVSCFTALVNMTGQPAMSVPLFWNAADMPVGVQFWGRFAEEATLFQLAGQLECARPWFNRLPSMTRKLAS, translated from the coding sequence ATGGCTGTATCATCGGTCGCTATGCCATCGCGCGGATTGAGCTTCGCGGACTATGTCAATCACGACGCCATCGGACTCGCAGGCCTGGTTCGCAACGGCGACACCAGCGCCGATGAACTACTCGATATCGCGGTCGCGCGAATCAAGGCGGTGAACCCGGCGATCAATGCCGTAGTCGACCTGTTTGTCGACAAGGCCAGGAAGGTGATCGCAAAGGGCCTTCCCGATGGTCCGTTCACCGGCGTCCCCTTCTTGCTCAAGGATCTGTTCATTGATCTCGAAGGAACCACCACCACGAGCGGCGCGGTATTTCTGAAGGATACGGTTGCGAAACGGAATAGCACCGTTGCCGATCGCTACAACGCAGCCGGGCTGGTGATCTTTGGCAAGACCCATAGCTGCGAGTTCGGCGGGTCGCCCACCACCGAGAGCCAGCTCTACGGCGTCACGCGCAATCCCTGGAATCTGAACTACAGCGCCGGCGGTTCGAGCGGCGGATCGGCGGCTGCCGTTGCGGCGGGCATTTTGCCGGCCGCAAATGGCAGCGATGCCGGCGGCTCGATCCGTTCGCCGGCATCTGCCTGCGGCCTGTTCGGCCTGAAGCCGAGCCGCGGCCTGGCCCCGCTCGGCCCGGCACGCTTCGATGGCGGGGGCGGCATCGCCACGGTGCATGCGCTGACGCGCTCGGTGCGCGACAGCGCCGCACTGCTCGACGCTGTCGCCGGTTACGAGCCGGGCGGGTCGTATGCCAGTCCGGCGCAGGCCCGTCCGTTTCTCGATGACGTGTTGCAGGAGCCGGGGCGCTTGCGCATCGCGGTGATGCCGCAGTCGCTGTTTGGCGAGGAGGTGGCGCCGGATTGTGTGGCGGCGGTCGCCGATGCAGCGGCGTTGTGCGCCACGCTCGGCCACATCGTCGAGGAAGCAGCGCCGGCTATCGACGTCGAATTGTTTGCTCGGACCCGGCTGGTTCTGAAGGGCGCCGCAGCCGCGACCGGCATCCACGCCGCCGAGCGCGGCCTTGGCCGCAAGGCTACCGAGCGGGATTTCGAGGCTGCCACCTGGGAAGCCTATCGCCTCGGCCTCACGATCACCGGCGAGGACGTGATGCGCGCGCGCGAGGGGATGTTTGCGCTGCATCAGCAGGTCGCGCAGTTCATGACCGGCTACGATATGATCTTGTCGCCGACCACCGCGTTCGGCCCGTTTCCGGTCGGCATCATGGGCCACGAGCATCTAGACGAGGCAGCCGGCGCCTTTCGACGCCGGGTGTCGTGCTTCACGGCACTGGTCAACATGACCGGCCAGCCGGCGATGTCGGTGCCGCTATTCTGGAACGCCGCCGATATGCCGGTCGGCGTCCAGTTCTGGGGCCGCTTCGCAGAGGAGGCGACCTTGTTCCAACTCGCCGGCCAGCTGGAGTGCGCGCGCCCCTGGTTCAATCGACTGCCCTCCATGACTCGGAAACTGGCATCATGA
- a CDS encoding ABC transporter ATP-binding protein — protein MTETGSPYLNIREVNKVYGGRHGDATTALKSISFDVKQGEFVAILGPSGCGKSTLLQIVAGLIDRTAGDVTLNGKAVTSPPPEMVYLFQQYSKSLLPWRTVEQNVALVFESKRMKKREIAERCGEYLQMVGLGSFRSHYPWQLSGGMQQRVAIARALAAQPRVLLLDEPFSAVDALTRIELQSLVLDLWARQGLTVLLITHDVDEAVFMADRIAVLSSRPSTVEMMVSTELPRPRDAMDTRELPRFLQLRHELVTHLLNRQNAGRIDA, from the coding sequence ATGACCGAAACCGGCTCGCCCTATCTGAACATCCGCGAGGTCAACAAGGTCTATGGCGGCCGACACGGGGACGCAACGACCGCGCTGAAGAGCATCAGCTTCGACGTGAAGCAGGGTGAATTCGTCGCCATCCTCGGTCCGTCCGGCTGCGGCAAGTCAACCTTGCTGCAGATTGTTGCCGGACTCATCGATCGCACCGCCGGCGACGTCACGCTGAACGGCAAGGCGGTGACGTCGCCACCGCCGGAAATGGTCTATCTGTTCCAGCAATACAGCAAGTCGCTGCTGCCCTGGCGCACCGTCGAACAGAACGTTGCCTTGGTTTTCGAATCGAAGCGCATGAAGAAGCGCGAAATCGCGGAACGCTGTGGCGAGTACCTGCAGATGGTGGGGCTCGGCAGTTTTCGCAGCCATTACCCTTGGCAGCTCTCCGGCGGCATGCAGCAGCGCGTCGCGATTGCCCGCGCGCTGGCGGCGCAACCCCGCGTGCTGCTGCTCGACGAACCGTTCAGCGCCGTCGATGCACTGACCCGGATCGAGCTGCAATCGCTGGTGCTCGATCTTTGGGCCCGGCAGGGCCTGACGGTTCTGCTGATCACCCACGACGTCGACGAGGCCGTTTTCATGGCCGATCGAATCGCCGTGCTGTCGTCGCGCCCGTCGACCGTGGAGATGATGGTGAGCACTGAGCTGCCACGGCCGCGCGACGCGATGGACACCCGCGAACTGCCGAGGTTCCTGCAGCTTCGCCATGAGCTGGTGACCCATCTGCTGAATCGCCAGAACGCGGGGCGCATCGATGCCTGA
- a CDS encoding ABC transporter permease, producing MPELGRKGFGVLSVLGALLLWELICRAGLVNLFLLPPPSQIAPALWNILASGSFLAPLGQTLGMLLIGYTIACTAGIGLGLLMGCNDYAYGLLEPLVEVIRPIPKPALIPAMVVFLGIGAGMKITMVALAVLFPVLINTLQGVRGVDPVLLGTARTLGCSRAETIRKIILPASLPMILTGMRVSLSMGLVLVILAEMLAADSGIGFRILDLQRSFQVRPMYAWIAILAAVGLLLNTLFEMVEDRAVPWRAK from the coding sequence ATGCCTGAACTCGGCCGCAAGGGATTTGGGGTACTGTCGGTGCTCGGCGCGCTGTTGCTATGGGAACTGATCTGCCGCGCCGGACTGGTGAATCTGTTTCTGTTGCCGCCGCCGTCGCAGATCGCTCCGGCGCTGTGGAATATCCTGGCCTCGGGGAGCTTCCTCGCCCCGCTCGGGCAGACACTGGGCATGCTGCTGATCGGCTACACCATCGCCTGCACGGCTGGCATCGGTCTCGGACTGCTGATGGGCTGCAACGACTATGCCTATGGCCTGCTGGAGCCGCTGGTCGAGGTGATCCGGCCGATTCCGAAGCCGGCATTGATTCCGGCCATGGTGGTGTTTCTCGGCATCGGCGCCGGCATGAAAATTACCATGGTGGCGCTGGCGGTGCTGTTTCCGGTGCTGATCAATACGCTACAGGGCGTCCGCGGTGTCGATCCGGTATTGCTCGGCACTGCGCGCACGCTGGGCTGTTCGCGCGCCGAGACAATTCGCAAGATCATCCTGCCGGCCTCGCTGCCGATGATCCTGACCGGCATGCGCGTCAGCCTCAGCATGGGGCTGGTGCTGGTGATCCTGGCCGAAATGCTGGCGGCCGACAGCGGCATCGGCTTTCGTATTCTCGATCTGCAGCGCTCGTTCCAGGTTCGGCCGATGTACGCCTGGATCGCCATTCTGGCGGCCGTCGGCCTGCTATTGAATACGCTGTTTGAAATGGTCGAAGACCGCGCCGTGCCATGGCGAGCGAAATGA
- a CDS encoding ABC transporter substrate-binding protein — protein sequence MIAHAEETTPNVDLEKGSWMIWMKSLRAVALAASLLSCAAASAETVRVNYIPIADVTPLFVAIDKGYFTAEGLTIVPTPSTGGAAGIPGLMAGAFDVMYGNVVSTMLAQQQGFKLEVISAGTKQTENPVNTNGLVARAGESVKTGKDLEGKTVAVNTRNGIIWLFARAWIAKTGGDPSKVTFKEVPFPQMPDALRGKQVDAAFMVNPFFNAAIGDPKTFAFVAAPYRVVQPGVEVGHYICTQEYYAEHRETIAKYYRAFRKGVQWYNAHLKSPDLIPIISGFTKMKPELVATLNLQPLPETIDLDAVATTVKLMKDAGLLTKDIDLKGMTNPAALK from the coding sequence ATGATTGCCCATGCTGAAGAAACGACCCCCAATGTGGACCTCGAGAAAGGATCTTGGATGATTTGGATGAAATCACTGCGTGCCGTCGCGCTCGCCGCCTCGCTGCTGAGCTGCGCCGCAGCTTCCGCGGAGACTGTGCGCGTCAACTATATCCCGATCGCCGACGTAACACCGCTTTTCGTGGCGATCGACAAGGGATATTTCACTGCTGAGGGCCTGACGATTGTGCCGACACCGTCGACCGGCGGCGCCGCGGGCATACCCGGACTGATGGCCGGTGCCTTCGACGTGATGTATGGCAACGTAGTCTCCACCATGCTGGCGCAGCAGCAGGGGTTCAAGCTGGAGGTGATCAGCGCCGGCACCAAGCAAACCGAGAATCCAGTTAATACCAACGGACTGGTTGCCCGCGCGGGCGAGTCGGTCAAGACCGGCAAGGATCTCGAAGGCAAGACCGTTGCGGTCAACACGCGTAATGGCATCATCTGGTTGTTCGCGCGGGCTTGGATCGCCAAAACCGGAGGCGACCCCAGCAAGGTGACCTTCAAGGAAGTGCCGTTTCCCCAAATGCCGGACGCGTTGCGTGGCAAGCAGGTCGACGCTGCCTTTATGGTCAATCCGTTTTTCAATGCCGCCATTGGCGATCCCAAGACTTTCGCCTTTGTGGCGGCGCCCTATCGCGTGGTGCAGCCGGGCGTCGAGGTCGGCCATTACATCTGTACCCAGGAATATTACGCGGAGCACCGTGAGACGATCGCCAAATACTACCGCGCCTTCCGCAAGGGCGTGCAGTGGTACAACGCCCATCTGAAAAGTCCGGACCTGATTCCGATCATCTCCGGCTTCACCAAGATGAAGCCCGAGCTGGTTGCCACGTTAAACCTGCAGCCACTGCCCGAAACCATCGATCTCGATGCGGTGGCGACCACCGTGAAACTGATGAAGGATGCCGGTCTGCTGACCAAGGATATCGATCTCAAGGGCATGACCAATCCGGCAGCCCTGAAATGA
- a CDS encoding ABC transporter permease has translation MAASITADEPAAAPPVRRHLLGNIARSRLSGTILIALLLLLWEASAARGWIVSDNWPRFSSVLVAAWVGLWSGELAQILGSTLYRMLAGYAAGCALGVLFGVLLGNIRLLDWLIRPLLEIQRTLPSPAIIPPLILFLGVDDTLKIVIIMLAVFQPVFVNTYGGVRGLDETMLMTARTLSLNRFDTLRKIVLPASLPAIAAGMRIALSLALIMAVIGEMISGSSGVGNYLMTMQYAMRADSMYAAVICLAAAGYIMNRIFLVVESAALHWHHSARAE, from the coding sequence ATGGCGGCGTCGATCACAGCGGACGAACCGGCGGCGGCTCCGCCGGTTCGACGCCACCTGCTCGGAAACATCGCCCGAAGCAGGCTGAGCGGGACCATCCTGATCGCGTTGCTGCTGCTGCTGTGGGAAGCGTCGGCGGCGCGCGGTTGGATCGTGAGTGACAATTGGCCGCGGTTCAGCTCTGTGCTGGTTGCGGCATGGGTGGGATTGTGGTCCGGGGAACTGGCTCAGATTCTCGGCTCGACGCTGTACCGGATGCTGGCCGGCTATGCGGCCGGTTGTGCCCTCGGGGTGTTGTTCGGCGTGCTTCTCGGCAACATTCGCCTTCTCGACTGGCTGATCCGCCCACTGCTCGAAATTCAGCGCACGCTGCCGTCACCGGCGATCATTCCGCCGCTGATCCTGTTTCTGGGCGTTGACGACACGCTGAAGATTGTCATCATCATGCTGGCGGTGTTTCAACCGGTGTTCGTTAACACCTATGGTGGCGTCCGCGGGTTGGATGAAACCATGTTGATGACGGCAAGAACTCTGAGCCTCAATCGTTTCGACACGTTGCGCAAGATCGTGTTGCCCGCAAGCTTGCCGGCGATTGCGGCCGGCATGCGGATAGCGCTGTCGCTGGCTTTGATCATGGCGGTGATCGGGGAGATGATCTCCGGCTCAAGCGGAGTCGGCAATTACCTGATGACGATGCAATATGCCATGCGTGCGGACTCGATGTATGCTGCGGTCATCTGCCTGGCGGCGGCGGGCTATATCATGAACCGTATCTTCCTCGTGGTCGAAAGCGCTGCGCTGCATTGGCATCATTCGGCACGGGCCGAGTGA